A region from the Peromyscus maniculatus bairdii isolate BWxNUB_F1_BW_parent chromosome 5, HU_Pman_BW_mat_3.1, whole genome shotgun sequence genome encodes:
- the LOC102913744 gene encoding putative olfactory receptor 2W6, whose protein sequence is MEINRSSGADFILLGFSSRPQLEHAISVIVFIFYIVTLVGNTTIILVSYLDSQLHTPMYFFLSNLSFVDLCYTTSIVPQMLVNLWGPKKSITYGGCVLQFFFALDLGATECLLLAVMAYDRYAAVCQPLHYTVIMHPVLCQKMVLSAWMGGLGSALILCSLTLKLPRCGHREVDNFFCEMPALIKMACVYSRVIEIVVFTLGVIFLLVPLSLILISYGVITQAVMKIKSATRWKKVLNTCGSHLTVVTLFYGTLIYMYMKPQNTISHEEGQFFTLFYTIVTPSLNPLIYTLRNKDVKSAVKRILGIDKHSAKV, encoded by the coding sequence ATGGAAATAAACAGAAGCTCTGGGGCAGACTTCATCCTTCTGGGATTTTCCAGTCGACCACAACTGGAGCACGCCATCTCTGTCATTGTCTTCATCTTCTATATTGTGACTCTGGTAGGAAACACAACCATCATTCTAGTGTCCTATCTGGACTCTCAGCTCCATACTCCCATGTATTTCTTCTTATCTAATTTGTCTTTTGTAGACCTATGTTACACTACTAGCATTGTCCCACAGATGCTGGTAAATCTATGGGGTCCAAAGAAGTCTATCACCTATGGAGGGTGTGTGCTCCAGTTCTTCTTTGCTCTGGACCTGGGAGCCACAGAATGTCTCCTCTTGGCTGTAATGGCCTATGATCGCTATGCTGCTGTTTGTCAACCTCTTCACTACACAGTAATAATGCACCCTGTTCTTTGCCAGAAGATGGTGCTGTCAGCCTGGATGGGTGGTCTCGGCAGTGCCTTAATTCTCTGTTCCTTGACTTTGAAGTTGCCAAGGTGTGGGCACCGGGAAGTGGATAATTTTTTCTGTGAAATGCCAGCGTTGATCAAGATGGCTTGTGTCTACTCCAGAGTAATCGAGATTGTTGTGTTTACTCTTGGAGTTATATTTCTTCTAGTACCTCTATCACTAATCCTCATCTCCTATGGAGTCATTACTCAGGCAGTGATGAAGATCAAGTCAGCAACAAGGTGGAAAAAGGTCCTTAATACATGTGGTTCCCACCTCACGGTAGTAACCCTGTTTTATGGAACACTCATTTATATGTACATGAAGCCACAGAATACCATATCCCATGAGGAAGGAcagtttttcactcttttttacACTATTGTCACTCCTAGCCTTAACCCTTTGATCTACACCTTAAGAAACAAAGATGTAAAGAGTGCagtgaagagaattctgggaatagacAAACATTCTGCCAAAGTGTGA